One region of Leptidea sinapis chromosome 10, ilLepSina1.1, whole genome shotgun sequence genomic DNA includes:
- the LOC126966446 gene encoding polyadenylate-binding protein 1 — protein MNPGPPNYPMASLYVGDLHSDITEAMLFEKFSIAGPVLSIRVCRDMITRRSLGYAYVNFQQPVDAERALDSMNFDMIKGRPIRIMWSQRDPSLRKSGVGNVFIKNLDKSIDNKAMYDTFNAFGNILSCKVAQDENGASKGYGFVHFETEEAANKSIEKVNGMLLNGKKVYVGRFIPRKEREKELGEKAKLFTNVYVKNFGEDFSDEMLREMFEKYGHITSHKVMYKEDGSSRGFGFVAFEDPDAAERACMELNGKELVEGKPLYVGRAQKKAERQKELKRKFEQLKSERLTRYQGVNLYVKNLDDTIDDERLRKEFAPFGTITSAKVMLEDGRSKGFGFVCFSSPEEATKAVTEMNGRIVGTKPLYVALAQRKEDRKAHLTSQYMQRMASMRMQQMGQIFQPGSAGGYFVPTIPPAQRFYGPAQMTQIRPSPRWTQPPVRPATQTAASAYPNMQAPFRPAPRGPAQNTLRASLGARPITGQQGVPATSSIRAPLVTSGRPAGYKYTANMRNPPAPQPAVHIQGQEPLTATMLAAAPLQEQKQMLGERLFPLIQRMHPDLAGKITGMLLEIDNSELLHMLEHGESLKAKVDEAVAVLQAHQAKQQATKKE, from the exons ATGAATCCTGGTCCACCTAATTACCCAATGGCATCTTTGTATGTCGGCGATTTGCATTCAGACATAACCGAGGCCATGTTGTTCGAAAAATTTTCTATCGCTGGTCCCGTCCTCTCAATTCGCGTATGTCGCGATATGATAACGCGTAGGTCTCTTGGATACGCCTATGTTAATTTCCAGCAGCCAGTGGACG CTGAAAGAGCTTTGGATTCCATGAATTTTGATATGATTAAAGGTAGACCGATCAGAATAATGTGGTCCCAAAGAGATCCCTCTCTACGCAAGTCAGGTGTGGGTAATGTATTTATCAAAAACCTTGATAAATCTATAGACAACAAGGCTATGTATGACACCTTTAATGCATTTGGTAACATTTTGAGTTGCAAAGTAGCCCAAGATGAAAATGGAGCATCCAAGGGATATGGATTTGTACATTTTGAAACAGAAGAAGCTGCTAATAAATCTATTGAAAAAGTAAATGGAATGCTGTTGAATGGAAAAAAAGTATATGTTGGTAGATTTATTCCCCGCAAAGAACGTGAAAAGGAATTAGGAGAGAAAGCAAAGCTTTTCACTAATGTTTATGTCAAAAACTTTGGGGAAGATTTTTCAGATGAAATGCTCAGAGAAATGTTTGAAAAGTACGGCCATATTACAAGCCACAAAGTTATGTACAAGGAAGATGGATCATCTAGAGGATTTGGTTTTGTTGCTTTTGAAGACCCAGATGCAGCTGAACGAGCATGCATGGAACTTAATGGGAAAGAATTGGTTGAGGGGAAACCATTATATGTTGGGCGTGCTCAGAAAAAAGCTGAGAGACAGAAGGAATTAAAACGTAAATTTGAGCAGTTAAAGTCTGAACGCTTAACTCGTTACCAAGGTGTcaatttatatgtaaaaaatttGGATGATACTATAGATGATGAAAGGCTTCGTAAGGAATTTGCTCCATTTGGAACAATAACATCTGCCAAG GTTATGCTGGAAGATGGTCGCAGTAAAGGATTTGGATTTGTCTGTTTTTCATCTCCTGAAGAAGCTACTAAAGCTGTAACAGAAATGAATGGTCGTATTGTAGGAACAAAACCTCTCTATGTAGCTTTAGCTCAACGTAAAGAGGATAGGAAAGCTCATCTGACTTCACAGTATATGCAACGTATGGCAAGCATGAGGATGCAACAAATGGGACAAATTTTCCAACCTGGTAGTGCCGGAGGCTATTTTGTTCCAACAATTCCACCAGCTCAGAGGTTCTATGGCCCAGCGCAAATGACTCAAATCAGACCATCTCCCCGTTGGACTCAACCACCAGTAAGACCAGCAACTCAAACTGCAGCTTCAGCATATCCTAACATGCAAGCTCCATTCCGTCCTGCACCTCGTGGTCCAGCGCAAAACACCCTTCGTGCATCATTAGGGGCTAGGCCCATAACAGGCCAGCAAGGAGTTCCTGCAACTTCATCTATTCGCGCTCCTTTGGTTACTAGTGGACGTCCTGCAGGATATAAATACACTGCTAATATGCGTAACCCGCCAGCTCCGCAACCAGCTGTACATATCCAAGGCCAAGAACCTCTGACAGCAACAATGTTGGCAGCTGCTCCATTGCAAGAGCAGAAGCAAATGTTGGGTGAGCGCCTGTTCCCATTGATTCAAAGGATGCACCCTGACTTAGCTGGTAAAATTACTGGCATGTTACTTGAAATTGACAATTCTGAACTTCTTCACATGTTAGAACATGGAGAATCATTGAAAGCAAAGGTGGATGAGGCAGTTGCTGTTTTGCAAGCTCACCAAGCTAAGCAGCAAGCTACAAAGAAGGAGTAG
- the LOC126966447 gene encoding glycylpeptide N-tetradecanoyltransferase 2: MVDKADQPNDNQTIIVDKNNSQKKTKNQKIRFGVNEGNGDQQGQAQNDGVESITNSVDLQQNISIKDLKMAMEVLNMQQKPAKTTEEALHKSYQFWSTQPVPKLDEKIISNEPIEPPKAPEDLRQEPYTLPDGFQWDTLNLNEPLILKELYTLLNENYVEDDDCMFRFDYQTEFLKWALQPPGWRMDWHCGVRVIKSGRLVGFISAIPAQVKIFDRSQEVVEINFLCVHKKLRAKRVAPVLIREITRRVNLTGIFQGVYTAGIVLPKPIATCRYWHRSLNPKKLIDIKFSHLSRNMTMQRTLKLYKLPDLPKTTGFRKLEMKDSEKVVKLLNDYLSKFDLSPIFSEEEFKHWFIPQAGIIDSFVVEASNGTITDFVSYYTLPSTVVYHPTHKMLKAAYSFYNVSTKTPWVDLMQDALITAKNSGFDVFNALDLMDNKEFLEPLKFGIGDGNLQYYLYNWRCPSVAPNRIGLVLQ; encoded by the coding sequence ATGGTAGACAAGGCAGACCAACCCAATGACAATCAGACAATAATTGTCGATAAGAATAATTCGCAAAAGAAAACAAAGAACCAGAAAATACGTTTTGGTGTGAACGAAGGCAATGGGGATCAACAAGGACAGGCCCAAAATGATGGTGTCGAGTCTATTACAAACTCAGTTGATTtgcaacaaaatatatcaattaaagatttaaaaatggCAATGGAGGTATTAAATATGCAACAAAAACCTGCTAAAACAACAGAAGAAGCATTACATAAATCTTATCAGTTTTGGTCAACTCAACCAGTTCCTAAATTGGATGAAAAGATAATTTCTAATGAACCAATTGAGCCCCCAAAGGCTCCTGAAGACTTAAGACAAGAGCCATACACACTTCCTGATGGCTTTCAGTGGGACACTCTGAATTTGAATGAGCCCCTCATATTAAAAGAGCTTTATACactattaaatgaaaattatgtTGAAGATGATGACTGTATGTTTCGGTTTGATTACCAAACAGAATTTTTGAAATGGGCACTGCAGCCTCCAGGTTGGAGAATGGACTGGCATTGTGGTGTCAGGGTCATAAAATCAGGTCGTTTAGTTGGCTTTATTTCAGCTATTCCAGCTCAGGTAAAAATTTTTGATCGCTCACAAGAAGTAGtggaaattaattttttatgtgtgCACAAGAAACTGCGTGCTAAAAGGGTAGCACCTGTTTTGATCCGGGAAATTACGCGTAGAGTTAATTTAACAGGCATATTTCAAGGTGTGTATACTGCAGGTATTGTGCTGCCAAAGCCAATTGCAACATGTAGGTACTGGCATAGATCATTAAATCCAAAGAAGTTGATTGATATTAAATTTAGCCACTTATCTAGAAACATGACCATGCAAAGaactttaaaactttataaactaCCAGACTTACCAAAAACAACTGGATTTAGAAAATTGGAAATGAAAGATAGTGAAAAagttgttaaattattaaatgattaCTTATCAAAGTTTGACTTATCCCCAATTTTTTCTGAGGAAGAATTCAAACATTGGTTTATACCACAGGCTGGTATCATAGACAGTTTTGTGGTCGAGGCCTCCAATGGTACAATCACAGATTTTGTTAGCTACTATACTCTCCCATCCACTGTTGTTTATCACCCTACTCACAAAATGCTTAAAGCTGCATACTCATTCTACAATGTATCTACAAAGACACCTTGGGTGGACTTGATGCAAGATGCATTGATAACAGCCAAAAATTCAGGATTTGATGTTTTTAATGCATTAGATTTAATGGATAATAAAGAGTTTTTGGAGCCTCTGAAGTTTGGTATTGGTGATGGCAACTTACAGTACTATCTCTATAATTGGAGGTGTCCAAGTGTTGCACCAAACAGGATTGGCTTGGTGCTTCAATAA
- the LOC126966451 gene encoding 60S ribosomal protein L13, with product MGKGNNMIPNGHFHKDWQRFVKTWFNQPARRQRRKQNRIKKAKAIAPRPSAGPLRPIVRCPTVRYHTKVRAGRGFTLREIRAAGLNPAFARTIGVSVDSRRRNKSVESLQINVQRLKEYRARLILFPKGKKVLKGEANEEERKLAKQLRGPLMPVHQPAPKSVARVITEEEKNFKAYQYLRGARSIAKLVGIRAKRLKDAAENPDDVTKAPAAKEPKSKK from the exons ATGGGGAAAGGAAATAATATGATTCCAAATGGCCATTTCCATAAGGATTGGCAAAGATTTGTTAAGACTTGGTTCAACCAGCCGGCAAGAAGACAACGTAGAAAGCAGAACCGCATTAAGAAAGCCAAGGCTATTGCTCCTCGTCCATCAGCCGGCCCTCTTCGTCCAATTGTGAGATGTCCTACTGTTCGTTATCACACTAAAGTCCGTGCTGGAAGAGGATTTACACTCAGGGAGATCAGG GCTGCAGGACTTAACCCTGCTTTTGCTAGGACAATCGGTGTCTCTGTTGATTCACGTCGCCGAAACAAATCCGTTGAATCATTGCAAATAAATGTTCAGAGATTGAAAGAATATCGTGCACGTCTTATATTGTTCCCCAAGGGCAAGAAG GTGCTGAAGGGAGAGGCAAATGAGGAAGAGCGTAAACTAGCCAAACAGTTGCGTGGTCCACTCATGCCTGTTCACCAACCTGCTCCTAAATCTGTGGCTAGAGTGATTACTGAAGAAGAAAAGAACTTCAAGGCCTACCAGTACCTCAGAGGA GCACGCTCAATAGCGAAACTTGTGGGAATAAGAGCCAAGCGATTGAAGGATGCAGCTGAGAATCCAGATGATGTGACAAAAGCACCCGCTGCGAAAGAACCTAAGAGTaagaagtaa